One window from the genome of Microbulbifer sp. ALW1 encodes:
- a CDS encoding DUF2909 domain-containing protein, with amino-acid sequence MWLKAIIVVLFLAVLASLTSALVFLLRDMGAPESKRTLYALGIRISLAALLLLTIWYGFHSGILSNTAPWANKY; translated from the coding sequence ATGTGGCTAAAAGCAATAATTGTGGTTTTGTTTCTCGCCGTGCTGGCCAGCCTGACCAGTGCACTGGTTTTTCTGTTGCGGGATATGGGCGCACCGGAATCCAAACGCACCCTTTATGCACTCGGTATCCGAATTTCCCTTGCCGCGCTGTTACTGCTGACTATCTGGTATGGATTTCACAGCGGCATCCTTTCTAATACCGCGCCCTGGGCCAATAAATACTAA
- a CDS encoding MATE family efflux transporter: MKDSRAPSGLASAAVSRRFATPYLRVWHLAWPMILSNITVPLLGAVDTAVLGHLPTPEYLSGVAIGASVISMLLWAFGFLRMGTTGLVARAAGTGTEWLLRALGLALALGLLLLLLASPLLPAIVQWMNASAESAPHARDYLQIRLLSAPLALANFALLGFFIGRQDSRAPLAILVIANLLNILLDLILILGLGMGARGAAWASVSADLCSFVLGWKLLGLRHRETRREMLAVLNAKDFWPWQRAAPWMELLRINRDLFIRTCLLLFTLTFFTAQGAAQGDTVLAANAILLQLLMMTSYALDGFAHATESLVGRAVGRRSMAQFTRTTTAAGVWALGSALLITAILLLGKNWILPLFTNIPAVLATIGEYYPWLCALPLVAVWSYQLDGVFIGAGKSRQMRDTMFIATVMVFLPCWWFSRQYGNTGIWFSLFLWFVARSAGLMVYFYNYTKNKYWL, encoded by the coding sequence ATGAAAGATTCACGGGCACCTTCCGGCTTGGCTTCGGCGGCGGTTTCACGCCGCTTCGCCACCCCCTATTTACGGGTATGGCACCTCGCCTGGCCGATGATTTTGAGCAACATTACTGTGCCGCTGCTCGGCGCAGTGGACACCGCCGTGCTCGGGCATTTACCCACACCGGAATATCTTTCCGGCGTGGCCATTGGCGCCAGTGTCATTTCGATGCTGCTGTGGGCCTTTGGTTTTCTGCGTATGGGTACCACCGGACTGGTGGCAAGAGCGGCCGGAACCGGGACCGAGTGGCTGTTGCGGGCACTGGGCCTTGCACTAGCCCTGGGGTTACTGCTGCTGTTGCTGGCGTCACCGCTACTGCCAGCCATTGTGCAGTGGATGAATGCCAGCGCCGAGTCCGCGCCCCACGCTCGCGACTATCTGCAAATTCGCCTACTGAGTGCGCCCCTGGCCCTGGCCAACTTCGCCCTGCTGGGATTTTTTATCGGCCGCCAGGACAGCCGCGCCCCCCTGGCGATCCTGGTAATTGCCAATCTGCTGAATATCCTGCTCGACCTGATTTTGATCCTGGGCCTGGGTATGGGTGCTCGGGGTGCCGCCTGGGCCTCGGTATCCGCTGACCTGTGCAGTTTTGTGCTGGGCTGGAAATTGCTGGGGCTGCGACACCGGGAAACCCGACGCGAGATGCTGGCGGTACTGAATGCAAAAGACTTCTGGCCATGGCAGCGGGCCGCGCCCTGGATGGAACTGCTGCGGATTAACCGCGACCTGTTTATCCGCACCTGCCTGCTGCTGTTTACCCTGACATTTTTCACGGCCCAGGGTGCCGCCCAGGGCGATACCGTACTGGCCGCCAATGCCATTTTGCTGCAGTTGCTGATGATGACTTCCTACGCCCTGGACGGCTTTGCCCACGCCACCGAGTCCCTGGTGGGCCGCGCCGTCGGGCGCCGTTCCATGGCCCAGTTCACCCGCACCACTACCGCCGCGGGTGTCTGGGCACTGGGCTCGGCCCTGCTGATTACCGCAATACTGCTGCTGGGGAAGAACTGGATATTGCCGCTATTTACCAACATTCCCGCGGTGTTGGCGACGATTGGGGAATATTACCCCTGGCTGTGCGCCCTGCCCCTGGTGGCGGTTTGGAGTTACCAGCTGGACGGGGTATTTATCGGCGCAGGCAAGAGCCGCCAGATGCGTGACACCATGTTCATTGCCACTGTGATGGTGTTTTTACCCTGCTGGTGGTTCAGCCGCCAATATGGCAATACTGGCATCTGGTTCAGCCTTTTTTTGTGGTTTGTCGCACGCTCTGCCGGATTGATGGTCTACTTTTACAACTACACTAAGAACAAATATTGGCTGTAA
- a CDS encoding SURF1 family protein: MTVPKSSLKSSDKELRSGTERDSTELEEQSQAASVTLISSWPLSILCLCFFPLLLGLGVWQLERAAEKARILNDIDERLASQPQPIQSLQKLQQYTPVRLLGVYTDHYFYLDNRTRNGRVGYEVLQSFVTGQGEQEKTHWLINRGWLPAGSDRTQLPEVPYPLAAKVITGFLYPSVDSSTDSNFSSNSNSGSNGTVSMAPSHSRVQSLQVAVSGSPELTQPAWHIRISADSDTAFTTGWQLVNIKPQKHWGYAVQWFSMAAALLILWVLAATNIRILVREKWFKKAAINR; the protein is encoded by the coding sequence ATGACAGTTCCGAAATCGTCGCTCAAATCCAGCGACAAAGAATTGCGCTCCGGGACGGAAAGAGACTCCACGGAACTGGAGGAACAGTCGCAAGCCGCCAGTGTAACACTGATCAGCAGCTGGCCACTCAGCATCCTGTGTTTGTGTTTTTTCCCGCTATTACTGGGCCTTGGGGTTTGGCAGCTTGAACGCGCTGCAGAGAAGGCCAGAATCCTCAACGATATCGACGAGCGGCTCGCATCCCAGCCGCAACCAATCCAGTCACTGCAAAAATTGCAGCAATACACACCGGTTAGGCTGCTTGGCGTTTATACCGATCACTATTTTTATCTGGACAACCGCACGCGCAATGGTCGTGTGGGCTATGAGGTCCTGCAGAGCTTTGTCACCGGACAGGGTGAACAGGAGAAAACACACTGGCTCATCAACCGCGGCTGGTTGCCGGCGGGAAGTGACCGGACTCAGCTACCGGAAGTGCCTTATCCACTGGCGGCGAAAGTGATTACCGGTTTCCTCTACCCGAGTGTCGATAGCAGCACTGATTCCAACTTCAGTTCCAACTCCAACTCCGGTTCAAATGGCACGGTGTCTATGGCACCCAGTCACAGCCGCGTGCAATCCCTGCAGGTAGCGGTCAGCGGAAGTCCCGAGTTGACGCAACCGGCCTGGCATATTCGTATCAGCGCTGATTCGGATACGGCGTTTACCACCGGTTGGCAGCTGGTGAATATCAAGCCACAAAAACATTGGGGTTATGCGGTACAGTGGTTTTCCATGGCGGCGGCGCTGCTGATTCTCTGGGTGCTGGCGGCGACCAATATCCGGATACTGGTTCGCGAAAAGTGGTTTAAAAAAGCCGCAATCAATAGATAA
- a CDS encoding M3 family metallopeptidase: MSDTSSSNPLLSAPLLPPFDTIKPEHAEPAIDELVANCREQLRKALEDAGDSPTWETTLAPLEEAQDQLSKAFSPVSHLNSVLSGDWRAPYEACLAKVTEYWTEVGQDPGLYRVLRALAKSPDFAAWPQPRRQAVRHGLRDMHLGGVSLEGEKRERYAAISKRLAELKSQFANHVLDATNAWTLNITDGAELAGVPETAVAAAKAAAEAKGLEGWLLTLDGPCFLAVMTYAESRTLRHKMHFAFITRASDVGPNAGEFDNANVMAEILALRAEQAHLLGMKNYAERSLASKMAEDPEQVEKFLRDLAKRARPAAVKEFAELEAFAADELGLDKLQSWDVAWAAEKLKQARYTVSQEELRPYFPYPKVLAGLFAVAEKLFGVTAEVDTSVSTYHPDVHFYWLKRGGEPIAGFYLDPYAREKKRGGAWMDDARVRRQTMAGLQLPVAYLVCNFSSPSKDAPALLTHYEVTTLFHEFGHGLHHMLTQVDVAAVSGINGVAWDAVELPSQFLENWCWEPEALAMIAGHYQTGEPLPQELLDKMLAAKNFQSAMFTVRQLEFALFDFLLHSRPEGANAEEIQRLVNDVREKVSVVPVSPDNRFQNSFSHIFAGGYAAGYYSYKWAEVLSADAFSLFEETGIFDPATGQKFLQTILEQGGSREAHELFAEFRGRDPQIDALLRHSGIE; the protein is encoded by the coding sequence ATGTCTGATACCTCCTCCAGCAACCCGCTTCTGAGTGCACCGCTGCTGCCCCCATTCGACACCATCAAGCCGGAGCACGCCGAGCCGGCCATTGATGAATTGGTCGCTAATTGTCGCGAACAGCTGAGAAAGGCACTGGAAGATGCCGGTGATAGTCCGACCTGGGAAACCACCCTGGCGCCCCTGGAAGAGGCTCAGGATCAGTTGAGCAAGGCGTTTTCGCCGGTGTCACACCTGAACAGTGTGTTGAGTGGCGACTGGCGTGCTCCGTACGAGGCCTGTCTGGCCAAGGTTACCGAGTACTGGACCGAGGTCGGCCAGGATCCGGGGTTGTATCGGGTGCTTCGCGCCTTGGCCAAGTCGCCGGACTTCGCCGCTTGGCCTCAGCCGCGCAGGCAGGCTGTGCGTCACGGGTTGCGGGATATGCATCTGGGCGGGGTCAGCCTGGAAGGCGAAAAGCGCGAGCGCTATGCCGCCATCAGCAAGCGCCTGGCAGAGCTGAAAAGCCAGTTCGCCAACCATGTGCTGGACGCCACCAATGCCTGGACCCTGAATATCACTGACGGCGCCGAGCTGGCCGGTGTTCCCGAAACCGCTGTGGCGGCCGCCAAAGCCGCCGCCGAAGCCAAGGGTCTGGAAGGCTGGTTGCTGACCCTGGATGGCCCCTGTTTCCTGGCGGTGATGACTTATGCGGAAAGCCGTACCTTGCGGCATAAAATGCACTTCGCGTTTATCACCCGCGCCTCCGACGTGGGCCCCAATGCGGGCGAGTTCGATAACGCCAATGTGATGGCGGAGATCCTCGCCCTGCGGGCTGAGCAGGCGCATTTACTGGGCATGAAGAATTACGCCGAACGCTCGCTGGCGAGCAAGATGGCGGAAGATCCGGAGCAGGTTGAGAAGTTTCTGCGGGACCTGGCCAAGCGCGCGCGCCCGGCGGCGGTCAAGGAGTTCGCGGAGCTGGAGGCCTTTGCCGCCGACGAACTGGGACTCGACAAGCTGCAGTCCTGGGACGTGGCCTGGGCAGCGGAGAAACTCAAGCAAGCTCGCTACACGGTAAGCCAGGAGGAATTGCGTCCTTATTTCCCTTACCCGAAAGTGCTCGCCGGTTTGTTTGCGGTGGCGGAAAAACTGTTCGGGGTGACGGCAGAGGTGGATACGTCGGTGTCGACTTATCACCCGGATGTCCACTTTTACTGGCTCAAGCGCGGGGGTGAGCCCATTGCCGGTTTCTATCTCGACCCCTATGCGCGCGAGAAAAAGCGCGGTGGCGCCTGGATGGACGACGCCCGGGTGCGCCGCCAGACCATGGCCGGGTTGCAGCTGCCGGTGGCCTATCTGGTGTGTAACTTTTCATCACCATCAAAAGACGCACCGGCGCTGCTGACCCATTACGAGGTCACCACTCTGTTCCATGAATTCGGCCACGGTCTGCATCATATGCTCACCCAGGTGGATGTGGCGGCGGTGTCTGGCATCAACGGCGTTGCCTGGGATGCGGTAGAGCTGCCCAGCCAGTTTCTGGAGAACTGGTGCTGGGAGCCGGAAGCGCTGGCGATGATCGCCGGACACTACCAGACGGGAGAACCTCTGCCGCAGGAGTTGCTCGATAAAATGCTGGCGGCCAAAAATTTCCAGTCCGCCATGTTCACGGTGCGCCAGCTGGAATTTGCCCTGTTTGATTTCCTGCTGCACTCGCGCCCGGAAGGCGCCAATGCCGAAGAAATCCAGCGTCTGGTCAATGATGTGCGCGAAAAGGTATCGGTGGTGCCGGTTTCTCCGGATAATCGCTTCCAGAACAGTTTCAGCCATATTTTTGCCGGCGGCTATGCCGCGGGATATTACAGCTACAAATGGGCGGAAGTGCTGTCGGCCGATGCGTTTTCGCTGTTCGAAGAAACCGGCATTTTCGATCCCGCGACCGGGCAGAAATTTTTACAGACAATCCTCGAGCAGGGTGGCAGTCGTGAGGCCCACGAGTTATTCGCAGAATTTCGCGGGCGCGACCCACAAATAGACGCGCTGTTGCGTCATTCTGGCATCGAATAA
- the coxB gene encoding cytochrome c oxidase subunit II, whose amino-acid sequence MLMGLKRLFALLTLTILAPGALAQEAAQAVEKVEPASAQEIERWGVNMTQGVTEVSRTTYDLHMLIFWICVAIGVVVFGVMFYSMWRHRKSKGYQASQFHESTLVELAWTIVPTLILIGMAVPATKTLYDIYDTKEADLDIMITGYQWKWKYDYLGSDVSFFSNLSTPQSQIQNQQPKSEHYLLEVDEPLVVPVNKKIRFLITANDVIHAWWVPDLAVKKDAIPGFVNESWTRIDEPGIYRGQCAELCGKDHGFMPIVVKAVPEDEYHSWLNGRAADAARIKELTNKTFTFDELYARGEKVYNSTCVACHQSKGQGVPGAFPAIAGSKIATGPMDGHMSMVVNGSPKNPAMQAFGAQLSEVDIAAVITYQRSAFGNNMGDTVQPIDILNFKNK is encoded by the coding sequence ATGTTGATGGGCTTAAAACGGCTGTTCGCCTTACTGACCCTCACGATTCTTGCCCCCGGTGCCCTTGCTCAGGAAGCGGCACAGGCGGTGGAGAAAGTGGAACCGGCAAGTGCGCAGGAAATAGAGCGCTGGGGGGTCAACATGACCCAGGGGGTAACTGAAGTTTCCCGTACCACTTACGATCTGCACATGCTGATTTTCTGGATCTGCGTGGCAATCGGTGTGGTGGTGTTCGGGGTGATGTTCTACAGCATGTGGCGTCACCGCAAGAGCAAGGGTTATCAGGCCTCACAGTTCCACGAAAGTACTCTGGTGGAATTGGCCTGGACCATAGTGCCCACCTTGATCCTCATCGGCATGGCGGTCCCCGCCACCAAAACCCTCTACGATATCTACGACACCAAGGAAGCCGATCTCGACATCATGATCACCGGCTACCAGTGGAAGTGGAAATACGACTACCTGGGTTCCGATGTCTCCTTCTTCTCCAATCTTTCTACCCCGCAATCGCAAATTCAAAACCAGCAACCGAAAAGTGAACACTACCTTCTGGAAGTGGACGAGCCTCTGGTCGTGCCGGTGAATAAAAAAATCCGCTTCCTGATCACAGCCAACGATGTGATCCACGCCTGGTGGGTCCCCGACCTGGCGGTGAAGAAGGATGCGATTCCTGGCTTTGTTAACGAATCCTGGACCCGTATCGACGAGCCCGGCATCTACCGCGGCCAGTGCGCCGAGCTGTGCGGCAAGGATCACGGCTTTATGCCGATTGTGGTCAAGGCCGTGCCGGAAGATGAATATCACTCCTGGCTGAATGGGCGCGCCGCCGATGCCGCTCGCATCAAAGAGCTGACCAATAAAACCTTCACTTTTGACGAGCTCTACGCGCGTGGTGAAAAGGTTTACAACAGTACCTGTGTTGCTTGTCATCAGTCGAAAGGGCAGGGGGTGCCTGGCGCCTTCCCGGCCATTGCCGGATCCAAAATTGCCACGGGCCCAATGGATGGCCACATGAGCATGGTGGTGAATGGCTCGCCGAAAAACCCCGCGATGCAAGCCTTCGGCGCACAGCTGAGCGAGGTGGATATCGCCGCGGTCATCACATATCAGCGCAGTGCCTTCGGCAACAATATGGGTGACACCGTACAGCCCATCGACATTCTCAATTTCAAGAATAAGTAA
- a CDS encoding heme A synthase — MDVESDITELRKNYKKDWRFRLALIGTGLALVVVVLGAFTRLSHAGLGCPDWPGCYGHLLWPNEGHEIAAANQAFPDTPVETDKTWPEMVHRYFAGMLLLLVAGLTYMFWRRRGHRGFFQSHILLGLIILQAAFGMWTVTLKLWPQVVTLHLLGGMATLSVLWMLAERLRYRKRLIPPHEFTALQKIRPLAVAAIVVVSLQIALGGWTSSNYAALACPDFPTCHNQWWPSADFSQGFNVSQQIGPNYLGGALESDARTAIHLTHRIGAIIVTLLVSLLAFLAWRAGSPRWAQGLMAVLCLQVGLGIANVVMFLPLPIAVAHNAGAALLLLSLLTFCYRINTVQPAIGRTP; from the coding sequence ATGGACGTGGAATCGGATATCACCGAACTGCGCAAAAATTACAAAAAAGACTGGCGCTTCCGCCTGGCGCTGATCGGCACCGGGTTGGCGCTAGTGGTGGTTGTGCTGGGTGCGTTCACTCGCCTGTCGCATGCCGGTCTCGGCTGTCCGGACTGGCCCGGTTGTTACGGTCACCTGCTGTGGCCCAATGAAGGTCACGAAATTGCCGCGGCCAACCAGGCGTTTCCCGATACTCCGGTAGAAACCGACAAGACCTGGCCGGAAATGGTGCATCGCTACTTCGCCGGCATGCTGTTATTGCTGGTGGCGGGGCTGACCTATATGTTCTGGCGCCGCCGCGGTCACCGCGGTTTTTTCCAGAGCCATATTCTGCTGGGACTGATCATTCTGCAGGCTGCTTTCGGTATGTGGACGGTGACCCTGAAGCTCTGGCCGCAAGTGGTTACCTTACACCTGCTGGGTGGTATGGCGACCCTGTCGGTACTGTGGATGCTGGCGGAGCGGCTGCGCTATCGCAAACGCCTGATACCACCCCACGAATTTACCGCGCTGCAAAAAATCCGACCCCTGGCGGTGGCCGCCATCGTTGTGGTCAGTCTGCAAATCGCCCTCGGCGGATGGACCAGCTCCAACTATGCCGCGTTGGCCTGCCCGGACTTTCCCACCTGCCACAACCAGTGGTGGCCCAGTGCCGATTTCTCCCAGGGGTTCAATGTCTCCCAGCAAATCGGGCCCAATTACCTGGGCGGTGCCCTGGAAAGTGACGCGCGCACCGCGATTCACCTGACCCATCGCATTGGCGCCATCATTGTCACTCTGCTGGTCAGCCTGCTCGCCTTCCTTGCCTGGCGTGCCGGTTCACCGCGCTGGGCACAGGGTTTGATGGCGGTCCTTTGCTTGCAAGTGGGGCTGGGAATTGCGAACGTAGTGATGTTCCTGCCACTGCCGATTGCGGTGGCACATAATGCCGGTGCAGCGCTGTTGTTATTGAGCCTGCTGACCTTCTGCTACCGGATTAATACGGTGCAGCCGGCAATAGGGAGAACACCCTAG
- a CDS encoding gamma carbonic anhydrase family protein has translation MSKSDLPQNSQPENTHPEHTLREHRGHSPKLGERVFIDPQSTVIGDVELGDDCSVWPMTVIRGDMHRVRIGARTSVQDGSVLHITHASDFNEGGWPLTIGEDVTIGHKACLHGCTVGSRVLIGIGAIVLDGAVIEDEVVLAAGALVPPGKRLESGFLYVGSPAKKARPLSEKEKRFFTYTAGNYVKLKDEYLANC, from the coding sequence TTGTCCAAATCCGACTTACCCCAGAACAGCCAACCCGAGAACACCCACCCCGAGCACACCCTGCGCGAACACCGGGGCCACAGCCCGAAACTTGGTGAGCGGGTATTTATCGACCCGCAAAGTACCGTTATCGGCGATGTAGAACTGGGCGACGACTGCTCGGTGTGGCCGATGACGGTCATCCGTGGCGATATGCACCGGGTACGTATCGGCGCCCGTACCAGTGTGCAGGATGGATCGGTACTTCATATCACCCACGCCAGTGACTTTAACGAGGGCGGCTGGCCGCTGACTATCGGTGAAGACGTCACCATCGGACACAAGGCCTGCCTGCACGGTTGTACCGTAGGCAGCCGGGTATTGATCGGTATTGGCGCCATCGTACTGGATGGCGCCGTGATCGAGGATGAAGTGGTACTCGCCGCCGGCGCCCTGGTGCCGCCGGGCAAGCGCCTGGAAAGTGGCTTCCTGTACGTGGGGTCGCCGGCGAAAAAGGCGCGCCCGCTGTCGGAAAAAGAGAAGCGATTCTTTACCTATACCGCCGGTAATTACGTGAAGCTCAAGGACGAATACCTGGCAAACTGCTAG
- a CDS encoding YheV family putative zinc ribbon protein — MSEEFEKPVKRRFIAGAVCPRCSEMDKIVNYTLGDKNYRECVACGFKDEIRLQASPRELDTRVNQTADREVEETAVKILQPPSAPAEKK, encoded by the coding sequence ATGAGCGAAGAATTTGAAAAACCCGTAAAGCGCCGGTTTATCGCCGGCGCAGTGTGTCCCCGCTGCAGCGAGATGGACAAGATCGTCAATTACACGCTGGGCGATAAAAACTATCGCGAATGTGTGGCCTGTGGCTTCAAGGATGAGATACGGTTGCAGGCCTCTCCGCGGGAACTGGATACCCGCGTTAATCAGACCGCAGACAGGGAAGTGGAAGAAACCGCAGTAAAAATACTGCAGCCGCCATCAGCGCCGGCCGAAAAAAAATAA
- the ctaD gene encoding cytochrome c oxidase subunit I translates to MAHGPKPGFTRWLYTTNHKDIGSMYLWFSFAMFLLGGCMALVIRAELFQPGLQIVQPEFFNQMTTMHGLIMVFGAVMPAFVGLANWMVPMMIGAPDMALPRMNNWSFWILPFAFAMLASTLFMEGGAPNFGWTFYAPLSTEYAPPSVTFFIFAIHIMGASSIMGAINIVATILNMRAPGMTLMKMPLFVWTWLITAYLLIAVMPVLAGVVTMMLMDIHFGTSFFSAAGGGDPVLFQHVFWFFGHPEVYIMILPAFGIVSAIIPTFARKPLFGYSSMVYATASIAFLSFIVWAHHMFTVGMPIAGELFFMYATMLIAVPTGVKVFNWVTTMFRGSMTFETPMLFSIAFVILFTLGGFSGLMLAIAPADFQYHDTYFVVAHFHYVLVPGAIFSITAGVYYWLPKWTGNMYNETMGKVHFWMAFVGLNVTFFPMHFVGLAGMPRRIPDYALQFADFNQIASVGAFLFGAAQIVFLFNVIRTVRGGKKATDEVWENPEGLEWSVPSPAPYHTFSTPPVVR, encoded by the coding sequence ATGGCACACGGTCCGAAACCCGGTTTTACCCGCTGGCTCTACACCACTAACCACAAGGACATCGGCTCGATGTACCTGTGGTTCAGTTTTGCGATGTTCCTGCTTGGCGGTTGTATGGCGCTGGTAATTCGCGCTGAACTTTTCCAGCCCGGTCTGCAGATAGTGCAGCCGGAATTCTTCAACCAGATGACCACCATGCACGGATTGATCATGGTGTTTGGTGCGGTGATGCCCGCGTTTGTTGGGCTTGCTAACTGGATGGTGCCGATGATGATCGGTGCCCCGGATATGGCGCTGCCGCGCATGAACAACTGGAGCTTCTGGATTCTGCCGTTCGCCTTCGCGATGCTGGCATCCACCCTGTTCATGGAAGGTGGAGCGCCTAATTTCGGTTGGACCTTCTATGCTCCGCTGTCCACCGAGTACGCGCCACCGAGCGTAACCTTCTTTATTTTTGCGATCCATATCATGGGTGCGTCATCCATCATGGGGGCGATCAATATTGTCGCCACCATCCTGAACATGCGCGCCCCCGGTATGACCCTGATGAAGATGCCGCTGTTCGTCTGGACGTGGTTGATTACTGCCTACCTGCTGATCGCGGTAATGCCGGTGCTCGCGGGTGTTGTGACCATGATGCTGATGGATATTCATTTCGGTACCAGCTTCTTCAGCGCTGCTGGTGGTGGTGACCCGGTACTGTTCCAGCATGTGTTCTGGTTCTTCGGCCACCCCGAGGTGTACATCATGATCCTGCCGGCGTTCGGTATCGTGTCGGCGATCATTCCCACCTTCGCGCGCAAGCCGCTGTTCGGTTACAGCTCCATGGTGTATGCCACCGCGTCCATTGCCTTCCTCAGCTTTATTGTATGGGCGCACCACATGTTCACTGTGGGCATGCCCATCGCCGGTGAGCTGTTCTTCATGTACGCCACCATGCTGATCGCGGTACCCACCGGGGTGAAGGTGTTCAACTGGGTGACCACCATGTTCCGAGGCTCGATGACGTTTGAGACCCCGATGTTGTTCTCCATCGCCTTCGTGATCCTGTTTACCCTGGGGGGCTTCTCCGGCCTGATGCTGGCCATCGCCCCAGCGGACTTCCAGTATCACGACACTTACTTTGTGGTGGCGCATTTCCACTATGTGCTGGTGCCCGGTGCCATCTTCTCGATCACCGCCGGTGTCTATTATTGGCTGCCCAAGTGGACCGGGAATATGTACAACGAGACCATGGGCAAGGTGCACTTCTGGATGGCGTTTGTCGGCCTGAACGTGACCTTCTTCCCGATGCACTTTGTTGGCCTCGCCGGTATGCCCCGGCGTATTCCAGACTACGCGCTGCAGTTTGCCGACTTCAACCAGATTGCCAGTGTGGGTGCCTTCCTGTTCGGCGCGGCGCAGATCGTGTTCCTGTTTAACGTGATCCGCACGGTTCGGGGCGGCAAAAAAGCCACCGATGAAGTTTGGGAAAATCCGGAAGGGCTGGAGTGGAGCGTGCCTTCTCCCGCGCCTTATCACACCTTCAGCACGCCGCCGGTTGTGCGCTGA
- a CDS encoding cytochrome c oxidase assembly protein, whose translation MSLSANAKTTAKLLTLAVSMLGFALFIMPPLYDAFCEITGLNGKTGGRYEAVPAAVDTERTVKVQFVASNNENMPWEFKPGTVEIRVHPGEAVDTVFHARNPTDRDMIGQAIPSLVPFKAANYFHKTECFCFNQQALAAGETAELGLRFIVDPDLPIGVNTITLSYTLFDVTERIAKQANNKNTDSEREG comes from the coding sequence ATGTCTCTGAGCGCAAACGCAAAAACCACGGCCAAGCTGCTGACCCTCGCGGTCAGCATGCTCGGCTTTGCGTTGTTCATCATGCCACCGCTATACGATGCCTTCTGTGAGATTACCGGTCTTAACGGAAAAACCGGTGGCCGCTACGAAGCGGTACCCGCCGCGGTGGATACCGAGCGCACGGTGAAAGTACAGTTTGTTGCCAGCAACAACGAAAACATGCCGTGGGAATTCAAGCCCGGCACGGTGGAAATCCGTGTACACCCGGGGGAAGCGGTGGATACCGTTTTCCACGCGCGCAACCCCACCGACCGCGACATGATCGGCCAGGCGATTCCCAGCCTGGTGCCGTTCAAGGCCGCTAACTATTTCCATAAAACCGAGTGCTTCTGCTTCAACCAGCAGGCACTTGCCGCCGGTGAAACGGCTGAACTGGGTCTGCGCTTTATCGTCGACCCGGACCTGCCCATCGGCGTCAACACCATTACGCTTTCCTACACGCTGTTTGATGTCACGGAAAGAATTGCCAAACAAGCGAACAACAAAAATACCGACTCCGAGCGAGAGGGATAG
- a CDS encoding cytochrome c oxidase subunit 3, whose amino-acid sequence MATESSYYVPEQSRLPIFATIGIFLTAFGAATWVNGGSSYIFFAGALSMATVLWFWFAEVIKENMQGLNSDQLKRSYVWGMGWFIFSEVMFFAAFFGALYYIRTFALPWLGGEGDRGSSNMLWSGFENTWPLMVTPEQAVSGEAAKVVGPKGIIDPWHLPLLNTVLLLASSVTVHIAHVFLKKGKRQAFNLWLGATVALGVAFLFFQVEEYFEAYQHLGLTLESGIYGTTFFMLTGFHGAHVTLGTIMLLIMLLRSVIAHHFKPDDHFGFEAASWYWHFVDVVWVGLFIFVYVLGA is encoded by the coding sequence ATGGCCACTGAAAGCAGCTACTATGTTCCCGAGCAGTCCCGGCTGCCTATCTTCGCCACCATCGGCATATTCCTGACGGCCTTCGGTGCCGCCACCTGGGTCAATGGCGGCAGCTCCTATATTTTCTTTGCCGGCGCCCTCTCCATGGCCACCGTGTTGTGGTTCTGGTTCGCGGAAGTCATCAAGGAAAATATGCAGGGTCTCAATAGCGATCAGCTCAAGCGCTCCTACGTCTGGGGTATGGGCTGGTTTATTTTTTCCGAAGTGATGTTCTTCGCGGCATTCTTTGGCGCGCTGTATTACATTCGCACTTTCGCGCTGCCGTGGCTCGGTGGTGAAGGGGATCGCGGTAGCTCCAATATGCTGTGGAGTGGCTTCGAGAATACCTGGCCGTTGATGGTGACCCCCGAGCAGGCGGTTAGTGGCGAAGCCGCAAAAGTGGTGGGACCGAAAGGGATTATTGACCCCTGGCACTTACCGCTACTCAATACGGTTCTTCTGCTTGCTTCCAGTGTGACGGTGCATATTGCCCATGTGTTCCTGAAAAAAGGCAAGCGACAGGCATTCAATCTGTGGCTGGGCGCAACTGTTGCCCTGGGTGTGGCCTTCCTGTTTTTCCAGGTGGAAGAATATTTTGAAGCCTACCAGCACCTTGGGCTGACGCTCGAATCCGGGATTTATGGGACCACCTTCTTCATGCTCACCGGCTTCCACGGCGCGCACGTGACACTGGGTACCATCATGCTGTTGATCATGCTGCTGCGTTCTGTGATCGCGCATCATTTCAAGCCGGACGATCACTTTGGGTTTGAGGCAGCCAGCTGGTACTGGCACTTTGTGGATGTGGTCTGGGTGGGCCTGTTTATCTTTGTCTACGTACTTGGTGCCTAA